The following are encoded in a window of Megalopta genalis isolate 19385.01 chromosome 6, iyMegGena1_principal, whole genome shotgun sequence genomic DNA:
- the EndoA gene encoding SH3 domain containing GRB2 like, endophilin-A isoform X6, giving the protein MAFAGLKKQINKANQYMTEKMGGAEGTKLDVDFMDMERKTDVTYELVEELQMKTKEFLQPNPTARAKMAAVKGISKLSGQAKASTYPQPEGVLGDCMLTYGKKLGEDSIFAQALIEMGEAMKQMADVKYSLDDNIKQNFLEPLHHLQTKDLKEVMHHRKKLQGRRLDFDCKRRRQAKDDEIRQAEEKFAESLHLAQLGMFNLLENDCLIQVEQVAQLATFSEALLDYHQQCTEVLRALTETLLEKKDEAANKPKLEFVPKTLADLQVDAISQSDAMNGGNYNLHGASRAGSPVPGDGKRSQLELFPAGNPPQSANASPLPSPSKSPARTPMQRQPCCTALYDFEPENSGELGFKENDTITLIQKIDENWYEGSLNGRTGFFPVTYVQVVVPLP; this is encoded by the exons ATGGCGTTCGCGGGGTTGAAGAAACAGATTAACAAGGCCAACCAG TACATGACGGAGAAGATGGGCGGTGCGGAAGGAACTAAGCTCGACGTGGACTTCATGGACATGGAGAGG AAAACGGATGTCACGTACGAGCTTGTCGAGGAGCTGCAAATGAAAACGAAAGAGTTCCTGCAGCCGAACCCGACCGCGAGGGCAAAGATGGCGGCGGTCAAGGGCATCAGCAAGCTCAGCGGTCAAGCGAAAGCTTCGACCTATCCGCAACCGGAAGGTGTCCTCGGCGACTGCATGCTCACCTATGGCAAGAAGCTCGGAGAAGACAGTATTTTTG CTCAGGCACTGATCGAGATGGGCGAGGCAATGAAGCAGATGGCGGACGTGAAATATTCGCTGGACGACAACATTAAGCAGAACTTCCTCGAGCCCCTGCACCACTTGCAAACCAAAGATCTGAAGGAAGTGATG CACCACCGGAAAAAACTTCAGGGACGAAGGCTCGACTTCGATTGCAAGCGAAGACGCCAAGCGAAAG ACGACGAGATACGCCAGGCCGAGGAGAAGTTCGCGGAGAGCCTGCATCTGGCGCAGTTGGGCATGTTCAATTTGTTGGAAAATGAC TGTCTCATTCAGGTGGAACAAGTGGCGCAACTGGCAACATTCAGTGAAGCGCTCTTGGACTACCACCAGCAGTGTACCGAGGTCTTGAGAGCACTAACAGAGACGCTTTTGGAGAA GAAGGATGAAGCAGCAAACAAACCAAAATTGGAGTTCGTGCCGAAGACTCTAGCCGACCTGCAGGTTGATGCAATATCGCAATCAGATGCCATGAACGGTGGGAACTACAACCTTCACG GGGCAAGTCGAGCCGGGTCTCCAGTCCCTGGGGACGGGAAGCGCTCACAGCTCGAGCTATTTCCGGCCGGAAATCCGCCACAATCTGCCAATG CTTCTCCTTTGCCATCTCCAAGTAAATCACCGGCAAGGACCCCGATGCAAAGACAACCTTGCTGCACAGCTCTGTACGATTTTGAGCCAGAGAATTCAGGGGAGCTTGGGTTCAAA GAGAACGATACGATCACTCTGATCCAAAAGATCGACGAGAACTGGTACGAGGGCAGCCTGAACGGTCGCACGGGTTTCTTCCCAGTAACTTACGTGCAAGTCGTAGTGCCATTACCTTAA
- the EndoA gene encoding SH3 domain containing GRB2 like, endophilin-A isoform X7: MAFAGLKKQINKANQYMTEKMGGAEGTKLDVDFMDMERKTDVTYELVEELQMKTKEFLQPNPTARAKMAAVKGISKLSGQAKASTYPQPEGVLGDCMLTYGKKLGEDSIFAQALIEMGEAMKQMADVKYSLDDNIKQNFLEPLHHLQTKDLKEVMHHRKKLQGRRLDFDCKRRRQAKDDEIRQAEEKFAESLHLAQLGMFNLLENDVEQVAQLATFSEALLDYHQQCTEVLRALTETLLEKKDEAANKPKLEFVPKTLADLQVDAISQSDAMNGGNYNLHGASRAGSPVPGDGKRSQLELFPAGNPPQSANASPLPSPSKSPARTPMQRQPCCTALYDFEPENSGELGFKENDTITLIQKIDENWYEGSLNGRTGFFPVTYVQVVVPLP; encoded by the exons ATGGCGTTCGCGGGGTTGAAGAAACAGATTAACAAGGCCAACCAG TACATGACGGAGAAGATGGGCGGTGCGGAAGGAACTAAGCTCGACGTGGACTTCATGGACATGGAGAGG AAAACGGATGTCACGTACGAGCTTGTCGAGGAGCTGCAAATGAAAACGAAAGAGTTCCTGCAGCCGAACCCGACCGCGAGGGCAAAGATGGCGGCGGTCAAGGGCATCAGCAAGCTCAGCGGTCAAGCGAAAGCTTCGACCTATCCGCAACCGGAAGGTGTCCTCGGCGACTGCATGCTCACCTATGGCAAGAAGCTCGGAGAAGACAGTATTTTTG CTCAGGCACTGATCGAGATGGGCGAGGCAATGAAGCAGATGGCGGACGTGAAATATTCGCTGGACGACAACATTAAGCAGAACTTCCTCGAGCCCCTGCACCACTTGCAAACCAAAGATCTGAAGGAAGTGATG CACCACCGGAAAAAACTTCAGGGACGAAGGCTCGACTTCGATTGCAAGCGAAGACGCCAAGCGAAAG ACGACGAGATACGCCAGGCCGAGGAGAAGTTCGCGGAGAGCCTGCATCTGGCGCAGTTGGGCATGTTCAATTTGTTGGAAAATGAC GTGGAACAAGTGGCGCAACTGGCAACATTCAGTGAAGCGCTCTTGGACTACCACCAGCAGTGTACCGAGGTCTTGAGAGCACTAACAGAGACGCTTTTGGAGAA GAAGGATGAAGCAGCAAACAAACCAAAATTGGAGTTCGTGCCGAAGACTCTAGCCGACCTGCAGGTTGATGCAATATCGCAATCAGATGCCATGAACGGTGGGAACTACAACCTTCACG GGGCAAGTCGAGCCGGGTCTCCAGTCCCTGGGGACGGGAAGCGCTCACAGCTCGAGCTATTTCCGGCCGGAAATCCGCCACAATCTGCCAATG CTTCTCCTTTGCCATCTCCAAGTAAATCACCGGCAAGGACCCCGATGCAAAGACAACCTTGCTGCACAGCTCTGTACGATTTTGAGCCAGAGAATTCAGGGGAGCTTGGGTTCAAA GAGAACGATACGATCACTCTGATCCAAAAGATCGACGAGAACTGGTACGAGGGCAGCCTGAACGGTCGCACGGGTTTCTTCCCAGTAACTTACGTGCAAGTCGTAGTGCCATTACCTTAA
- the EndoA gene encoding SH3 domain containing GRB2 like, endophilin-A isoform X1 yields the protein MAFAGLKKQINKANQYMTEKMGGAEGTKLDVDFMDMERKTDVTYELVEELQMKTKEFLQPNPTARAKMAAVKGISKLSGQAKASTYPQPEGVLGDCMLTYGKKLGEDSIFAQALIEMGEAMKQMADVKYSLDDNIKQNFLEPLHHLQTKDLKEVMHHRKKLQGRRLDFDCKRRRQAKAGKRSSSPHCGSPVKTSLSPYTDDEIRQAEEKFAESLHLAQLGMFNLLENDCLIQVEQVAQLATFSEALLDYHQQCTEVLRALTETLLEKKDEAANKPKLEFVPKTLADLQVDAISQSDAMNGGNYNLHGASRAGSPVPGDGKRSQLELFPAGNPPQSANASPLPSPSKSPARTPMQRQPCCTALYDFEPENSGELGFKENDTITLIQKIDENWYEGSLNGRTGFFPVTYVQVVVPLP from the exons ATGGCGTTCGCGGGGTTGAAGAAACAGATTAACAAGGCCAACCAG TACATGACGGAGAAGATGGGCGGTGCGGAAGGAACTAAGCTCGACGTGGACTTCATGGACATGGAGAGG AAAACGGATGTCACGTACGAGCTTGTCGAGGAGCTGCAAATGAAAACGAAAGAGTTCCTGCAGCCGAACCCGACCGCGAGGGCAAAGATGGCGGCGGTCAAGGGCATCAGCAAGCTCAGCGGTCAAGCGAAAGCTTCGACCTATCCGCAACCGGAAGGTGTCCTCGGCGACTGCATGCTCACCTATGGCAAGAAGCTCGGAGAAGACAGTATTTTTG CTCAGGCACTGATCGAGATGGGCGAGGCAATGAAGCAGATGGCGGACGTGAAATATTCGCTGGACGACAACATTAAGCAGAACTTCCTCGAGCCCCTGCACCACTTGCAAACCAAAGATCTGAAGGAAGTGATG CACCACCGGAAAAAACTTCAGGGACGAAGGCTCGACTTCGATTGCAAGCGAAGACGCCAAGCGAAAG CCGGGAAAAGATCCTCCAGTCCGCATTGTGGAAGTCCGGTAAAGACTTCTTTGTCACCGTACACTG ACGACGAGATACGCCAGGCCGAGGAGAAGTTCGCGGAGAGCCTGCATCTGGCGCAGTTGGGCATGTTCAATTTGTTGGAAAATGAC TGTCTCATTCAGGTGGAACAAGTGGCGCAACTGGCAACATTCAGTGAAGCGCTCTTGGACTACCACCAGCAGTGTACCGAGGTCTTGAGAGCACTAACAGAGACGCTTTTGGAGAA GAAGGATGAAGCAGCAAACAAACCAAAATTGGAGTTCGTGCCGAAGACTCTAGCCGACCTGCAGGTTGATGCAATATCGCAATCAGATGCCATGAACGGTGGGAACTACAACCTTCACG GGGCAAGTCGAGCCGGGTCTCCAGTCCCTGGGGACGGGAAGCGCTCACAGCTCGAGCTATTTCCGGCCGGAAATCCGCCACAATCTGCCAATG CTTCTCCTTTGCCATCTCCAAGTAAATCACCGGCAAGGACCCCGATGCAAAGACAACCTTGCTGCACAGCTCTGTACGATTTTGAGCCAGAGAATTCAGGGGAGCTTGGGTTCAAA GAGAACGATACGATCACTCTGATCCAAAAGATCGACGAGAACTGGTACGAGGGCAGCCTGAACGGTCGCACGGGTTTCTTCCCAGTAACTTACGTGCAAGTCGTAGTGCCATTACCTTAA
- the EndoA gene encoding SH3 domain containing GRB2 like, endophilin-A isoform X2 — MAFAGLKKQINKANQYMTEKMGGAEGTKLDVDFMDMERKTDVTYELVEELQMKTKEFLQPNPTARAKMAAVKGISKLSGQAKASTYPQPEGVLGDCMLTYGKKLGEDSIFAQALIEMGEAMKQMADVKYSLDDNIKQNFLEPLHHLQTKDLKEVMHHRKKLQGRRLDFDCKRRRQAKAGKRSSSPHCGSPVKTSLSPYTDDEIRQAEEKFAESLHLAQLGMFNLLENDVEQVAQLATFSEALLDYHQQCTEVLRALTETLLEKKDEAANKPKLEFVPKTLADLQVDAISQSDAMNGGNYNLHGASRAGSPVPGDGKRSQLELFPAGNPPQSANASPLPSPSKSPARTPMQRQPCCTALYDFEPENSGELGFKENDTITLIQKIDENWYEGSLNGRTGFFPVTYVQVVVPLP; from the exons ATGGCGTTCGCGGGGTTGAAGAAACAGATTAACAAGGCCAACCAG TACATGACGGAGAAGATGGGCGGTGCGGAAGGAACTAAGCTCGACGTGGACTTCATGGACATGGAGAGG AAAACGGATGTCACGTACGAGCTTGTCGAGGAGCTGCAAATGAAAACGAAAGAGTTCCTGCAGCCGAACCCGACCGCGAGGGCAAAGATGGCGGCGGTCAAGGGCATCAGCAAGCTCAGCGGTCAAGCGAAAGCTTCGACCTATCCGCAACCGGAAGGTGTCCTCGGCGACTGCATGCTCACCTATGGCAAGAAGCTCGGAGAAGACAGTATTTTTG CTCAGGCACTGATCGAGATGGGCGAGGCAATGAAGCAGATGGCGGACGTGAAATATTCGCTGGACGACAACATTAAGCAGAACTTCCTCGAGCCCCTGCACCACTTGCAAACCAAAGATCTGAAGGAAGTGATG CACCACCGGAAAAAACTTCAGGGACGAAGGCTCGACTTCGATTGCAAGCGAAGACGCCAAGCGAAAG CCGGGAAAAGATCCTCCAGTCCGCATTGTGGAAGTCCGGTAAAGACTTCTTTGTCACCGTACACTG ACGACGAGATACGCCAGGCCGAGGAGAAGTTCGCGGAGAGCCTGCATCTGGCGCAGTTGGGCATGTTCAATTTGTTGGAAAATGAC GTGGAACAAGTGGCGCAACTGGCAACATTCAGTGAAGCGCTCTTGGACTACCACCAGCAGTGTACCGAGGTCTTGAGAGCACTAACAGAGACGCTTTTGGAGAA GAAGGATGAAGCAGCAAACAAACCAAAATTGGAGTTCGTGCCGAAGACTCTAGCCGACCTGCAGGTTGATGCAATATCGCAATCAGATGCCATGAACGGTGGGAACTACAACCTTCACG GGGCAAGTCGAGCCGGGTCTCCAGTCCCTGGGGACGGGAAGCGCTCACAGCTCGAGCTATTTCCGGCCGGAAATCCGCCACAATCTGCCAATG CTTCTCCTTTGCCATCTCCAAGTAAATCACCGGCAAGGACCCCGATGCAAAGACAACCTTGCTGCACAGCTCTGTACGATTTTGAGCCAGAGAATTCAGGGGAGCTTGGGTTCAAA GAGAACGATACGATCACTCTGATCCAAAAGATCGACGAGAACTGGTACGAGGGCAGCCTGAACGGTCGCACGGGTTTCTTCCCAGTAACTTACGTGCAAGTCGTAGTGCCATTACCTTAA
- the EndoA gene encoding SH3 domain containing GRB2 like, endophilin-A isoform X3 yields MAFAGLKKQINKANQYMTEKMGGAEGTKLDVDFMDMERKTDVTYELVEELQMKTKEFLQPNPTARAKMAAVKGISKLSGQAKASTYPQPEGVLGDCMLTYGKKLGEDSIFAQALIEMGEAMKQMADVKYSLDDNIKQNFLEPLHHLQTKDLKEVMHHRKKLQGRRLDFDCKRRRQAKAGKRSSSPHCGSPVKTSLSPYTDDEIRQAEEKFAESLHLAQLGMFNLLENDCLIQVEQVAQLATFSEALLDYHQQCTEVLRALTETLLEKKDEAANKPKLEFVPKTLADLQVDAISQSDAMNGASRAGSPVPGDGKRSQLELFPAGNPPQSANASPLPSPSKSPARTPMQRQPCCTALYDFEPENSGELGFKENDTITLIQKIDENWYEGSLNGRTGFFPVTYVQVVVPLP; encoded by the exons ATGGCGTTCGCGGGGTTGAAGAAACAGATTAACAAGGCCAACCAG TACATGACGGAGAAGATGGGCGGTGCGGAAGGAACTAAGCTCGACGTGGACTTCATGGACATGGAGAGG AAAACGGATGTCACGTACGAGCTTGTCGAGGAGCTGCAAATGAAAACGAAAGAGTTCCTGCAGCCGAACCCGACCGCGAGGGCAAAGATGGCGGCGGTCAAGGGCATCAGCAAGCTCAGCGGTCAAGCGAAAGCTTCGACCTATCCGCAACCGGAAGGTGTCCTCGGCGACTGCATGCTCACCTATGGCAAGAAGCTCGGAGAAGACAGTATTTTTG CTCAGGCACTGATCGAGATGGGCGAGGCAATGAAGCAGATGGCGGACGTGAAATATTCGCTGGACGACAACATTAAGCAGAACTTCCTCGAGCCCCTGCACCACTTGCAAACCAAAGATCTGAAGGAAGTGATG CACCACCGGAAAAAACTTCAGGGACGAAGGCTCGACTTCGATTGCAAGCGAAGACGCCAAGCGAAAG CCGGGAAAAGATCCTCCAGTCCGCATTGTGGAAGTCCGGTAAAGACTTCTTTGTCACCGTACACTG ACGACGAGATACGCCAGGCCGAGGAGAAGTTCGCGGAGAGCCTGCATCTGGCGCAGTTGGGCATGTTCAATTTGTTGGAAAATGAC TGTCTCATTCAGGTGGAACAAGTGGCGCAACTGGCAACATTCAGTGAAGCGCTCTTGGACTACCACCAGCAGTGTACCGAGGTCTTGAGAGCACTAACAGAGACGCTTTTGGAGAA GAAGGATGAAGCAGCAAACAAACCAAAATTGGAGTTCGTGCCGAAGACTCTAGCCGACCTGCAGGTTGATGCAATATCGCAATCAGATGCCATGAACG GGGCAAGTCGAGCCGGGTCTCCAGTCCCTGGGGACGGGAAGCGCTCACAGCTCGAGCTATTTCCGGCCGGAAATCCGCCACAATCTGCCAATG CTTCTCCTTTGCCATCTCCAAGTAAATCACCGGCAAGGACCCCGATGCAAAGACAACCTTGCTGCACAGCTCTGTACGATTTTGAGCCAGAGAATTCAGGGGAGCTTGGGTTCAAA GAGAACGATACGATCACTCTGATCCAAAAGATCGACGAGAACTGGTACGAGGGCAGCCTGAACGGTCGCACGGGTTTCTTCCCAGTAACTTACGTGCAAGTCGTAGTGCCATTACCTTAA
- the EndoA gene encoding SH3 domain containing GRB2 like, endophilin-A isoform X4, whose amino-acid sequence MAFAGLKKQINKANQYMTEKMGGAEGTKLDVDFMDMERKTDVTYELVEELQMKTKEFLQPNPTARAKMAAVKGISKLSGQAKASTYPQPEGVLGDCMLTYGKKLGEDSIFAQALIEMGEAMKQMADVKYSLDDNIKQNFLEPLHHLQTKDLKEVMHHRKKLQGRRLDFDCKRRRQAKGSHVSDDEIRQAEEKFAESLHLAQLGMFNLLENDCLIQVEQVAQLATFSEALLDYHQQCTEVLRALTETLLEKKDEAANKPKLEFVPKTLADLQVDAISQSDAMNGGNYNLHGASRAGSPVPGDGKRSQLELFPAGNPPQSANASPLPSPSKSPARTPMQRQPCCTALYDFEPENSGELGFKENDTITLIQKIDENWYEGSLNGRTGFFPVTYVQVVVPLP is encoded by the exons ATGGCGTTCGCGGGGTTGAAGAAACAGATTAACAAGGCCAACCAG TACATGACGGAGAAGATGGGCGGTGCGGAAGGAACTAAGCTCGACGTGGACTTCATGGACATGGAGAGG AAAACGGATGTCACGTACGAGCTTGTCGAGGAGCTGCAAATGAAAACGAAAGAGTTCCTGCAGCCGAACCCGACCGCGAGGGCAAAGATGGCGGCGGTCAAGGGCATCAGCAAGCTCAGCGGTCAAGCGAAAGCTTCGACCTATCCGCAACCGGAAGGTGTCCTCGGCGACTGCATGCTCACCTATGGCAAGAAGCTCGGAGAAGACAGTATTTTTG CTCAGGCACTGATCGAGATGGGCGAGGCAATGAAGCAGATGGCGGACGTGAAATATTCGCTGGACGACAACATTAAGCAGAACTTCCTCGAGCCCCTGCACCACTTGCAAACCAAAGATCTGAAGGAAGTGATG CACCACCGGAAAAAACTTCAGGGACGAAGGCTCGACTTCGATTGCAAGCGAAGACGCCAAGCGAAAG GATCTCACGTTTCAGACGACGAGATACGCCAGGCCGAGGAGAAGTTCGCGGAGAGCCTGCATCTGGCGCAGTTGGGCATGTTCAATTTGTTGGAAAATGAC TGTCTCATTCAGGTGGAACAAGTGGCGCAACTGGCAACATTCAGTGAAGCGCTCTTGGACTACCACCAGCAGTGTACCGAGGTCTTGAGAGCACTAACAGAGACGCTTTTGGAGAA GAAGGATGAAGCAGCAAACAAACCAAAATTGGAGTTCGTGCCGAAGACTCTAGCCGACCTGCAGGTTGATGCAATATCGCAATCAGATGCCATGAACGGTGGGAACTACAACCTTCACG GGGCAAGTCGAGCCGGGTCTCCAGTCCCTGGGGACGGGAAGCGCTCACAGCTCGAGCTATTTCCGGCCGGAAATCCGCCACAATCTGCCAATG CTTCTCCTTTGCCATCTCCAAGTAAATCACCGGCAAGGACCCCGATGCAAAGACAACCTTGCTGCACAGCTCTGTACGATTTTGAGCCAGAGAATTCAGGGGAGCTTGGGTTCAAA GAGAACGATACGATCACTCTGATCCAAAAGATCGACGAGAACTGGTACGAGGGCAGCCTGAACGGTCGCACGGGTTTCTTCCCAGTAACTTACGTGCAAGTCGTAGTGCCATTACCTTAA
- the EndoA gene encoding SH3 domain containing GRB2 like, endophilin-A isoform X8: MAFAGLKKQINKANQYMTEKMGGAEGTKLDVDFMDMERKTDVTYELVEELQMKTKEFLQPNPTARAKMAAVKGISKLSGQAKASTYPQPEGVLGDCMLTYGKKLGEDSIFAQALIEMGEAMKQMADVKYSLDDNIKQNFLEPLHHLQTKDLKEVMHHRKKLQGRRLDFDCKRRRQAKGSHVSDDEIRQAEEKFAESLHLAQLGMFNLLENDVEQVAQLATFSEALLDYHQQCTEVLRALTETLLEKKDEAANKPKLEFVPKTLADLQVDAISQSDAMNGASRAGSPVPGDGKRSQLELFPAGNPPQSANASPLPSPSKSPARTPMQRQPCCTALYDFEPENSGELGFKENDTITLIQKIDENWYEGSLNGRTGFFPVTYVQVVVPLP; the protein is encoded by the exons ATGGCGTTCGCGGGGTTGAAGAAACAGATTAACAAGGCCAACCAG TACATGACGGAGAAGATGGGCGGTGCGGAAGGAACTAAGCTCGACGTGGACTTCATGGACATGGAGAGG AAAACGGATGTCACGTACGAGCTTGTCGAGGAGCTGCAAATGAAAACGAAAGAGTTCCTGCAGCCGAACCCGACCGCGAGGGCAAAGATGGCGGCGGTCAAGGGCATCAGCAAGCTCAGCGGTCAAGCGAAAGCTTCGACCTATCCGCAACCGGAAGGTGTCCTCGGCGACTGCATGCTCACCTATGGCAAGAAGCTCGGAGAAGACAGTATTTTTG CTCAGGCACTGATCGAGATGGGCGAGGCAATGAAGCAGATGGCGGACGTGAAATATTCGCTGGACGACAACATTAAGCAGAACTTCCTCGAGCCCCTGCACCACTTGCAAACCAAAGATCTGAAGGAAGTGATG CACCACCGGAAAAAACTTCAGGGACGAAGGCTCGACTTCGATTGCAAGCGAAGACGCCAAGCGAAAG GATCTCACGTTTCAGACGACGAGATACGCCAGGCCGAGGAGAAGTTCGCGGAGAGCCTGCATCTGGCGCAGTTGGGCATGTTCAATTTGTTGGAAAATGAC GTGGAACAAGTGGCGCAACTGGCAACATTCAGTGAAGCGCTCTTGGACTACCACCAGCAGTGTACCGAGGTCTTGAGAGCACTAACAGAGACGCTTTTGGAGAA GAAGGATGAAGCAGCAAACAAACCAAAATTGGAGTTCGTGCCGAAGACTCTAGCCGACCTGCAGGTTGATGCAATATCGCAATCAGATGCCATGAACG GGGCAAGTCGAGCCGGGTCTCCAGTCCCTGGGGACGGGAAGCGCTCACAGCTCGAGCTATTTCCGGCCGGAAATCCGCCACAATCTGCCAATG CTTCTCCTTTGCCATCTCCAAGTAAATCACCGGCAAGGACCCCGATGCAAAGACAACCTTGCTGCACAGCTCTGTACGATTTTGAGCCAGAGAATTCAGGGGAGCTTGGGTTCAAA GAGAACGATACGATCACTCTGATCCAAAAGATCGACGAGAACTGGTACGAGGGCAGCCTGAACGGTCGCACGGGTTTCTTCCCAGTAACTTACGTGCAAGTCGTAGTGCCATTACCTTAA
- the EndoA gene encoding SH3 domain containing GRB2 like, endophilin-A isoform X5, whose amino-acid sequence MAFAGLKKQINKANQYMTEKMGGAEGTKLDVDFMDMERKTDVTYELVEELQMKTKEFLQPNPTARAKMAAVKGISKLSGQAKASTYPQPEGVLGDCMLTYGKKLGEDSIFAQALIEMGEAMKQMADVKYSLDDNIKQNFLEPLHHLQTKDLKEVMHHRKKLQGRRLDFDCKRRRQAKGSHVSDDEIRQAEEKFAESLHLAQLGMFNLLENDVEQVAQLATFSEALLDYHQQCTEVLRALTETLLEKKDEAANKPKLEFVPKTLADLQVDAISQSDAMNGGNYNLHGASRAGSPVPGDGKRSQLELFPAGNPPQSANASPLPSPSKSPARTPMQRQPCCTALYDFEPENSGELGFKENDTITLIQKIDENWYEGSLNGRTGFFPVTYVQVVVPLP is encoded by the exons ATGGCGTTCGCGGGGTTGAAGAAACAGATTAACAAGGCCAACCAG TACATGACGGAGAAGATGGGCGGTGCGGAAGGAACTAAGCTCGACGTGGACTTCATGGACATGGAGAGG AAAACGGATGTCACGTACGAGCTTGTCGAGGAGCTGCAAATGAAAACGAAAGAGTTCCTGCAGCCGAACCCGACCGCGAGGGCAAAGATGGCGGCGGTCAAGGGCATCAGCAAGCTCAGCGGTCAAGCGAAAGCTTCGACCTATCCGCAACCGGAAGGTGTCCTCGGCGACTGCATGCTCACCTATGGCAAGAAGCTCGGAGAAGACAGTATTTTTG CTCAGGCACTGATCGAGATGGGCGAGGCAATGAAGCAGATGGCGGACGTGAAATATTCGCTGGACGACAACATTAAGCAGAACTTCCTCGAGCCCCTGCACCACTTGCAAACCAAAGATCTGAAGGAAGTGATG CACCACCGGAAAAAACTTCAGGGACGAAGGCTCGACTTCGATTGCAAGCGAAGACGCCAAGCGAAAG GATCTCACGTTTCAGACGACGAGATACGCCAGGCCGAGGAGAAGTTCGCGGAGAGCCTGCATCTGGCGCAGTTGGGCATGTTCAATTTGTTGGAAAATGAC GTGGAACAAGTGGCGCAACTGGCAACATTCAGTGAAGCGCTCTTGGACTACCACCAGCAGTGTACCGAGGTCTTGAGAGCACTAACAGAGACGCTTTTGGAGAA GAAGGATGAAGCAGCAAACAAACCAAAATTGGAGTTCGTGCCGAAGACTCTAGCCGACCTGCAGGTTGATGCAATATCGCAATCAGATGCCATGAACGGTGGGAACTACAACCTTCACG GGGCAAGTCGAGCCGGGTCTCCAGTCCCTGGGGACGGGAAGCGCTCACAGCTCGAGCTATTTCCGGCCGGAAATCCGCCACAATCTGCCAATG CTTCTCCTTTGCCATCTCCAAGTAAATCACCGGCAAGGACCCCGATGCAAAGACAACCTTGCTGCACAGCTCTGTACGATTTTGAGCCAGAGAATTCAGGGGAGCTTGGGTTCAAA GAGAACGATACGATCACTCTGATCCAAAAGATCGACGAGAACTGGTACGAGGGCAGCCTGAACGGTCGCACGGGTTTCTTCCCAGTAACTTACGTGCAAGTCGTAGTGCCATTACCTTAA